The following proteins are co-located in the Pedobacter sp. FW305-3-2-15-E-R2A2 genome:
- a CDS encoding GMC family oxidoreductase — MSEFQIKKSSAVYDVVIVGSGAGGGMAGYVLANAGQKVLMLEAGAYFDPRIDAQQLKWPWESPRRGASTTRPFGDFDASYGGWELDGEPYTQKSGTEFAWFRSRMLGGRTNHWGRISLRMGPLDFKCKDGLTDDWPITYDELKPFYDKVDRLIGVYGTVEGIENEPDGIFLPPPKPRLNELFIKKAGLKTGVKVIPGRGSVLTEALPGNKDRAPCFYCGQCGRSCKVYGDFSSSSCLVIPAVKTGNLTVITNAMVREVLTDKNGLATGVSYINKKDGMEYQVNAKTVILGASACESARILLNSKSAAHPGGLANGSGIVGKYLHDSTGASLGGFLPQLMDRKRYNEDGVGSVHIYSPWWLDNKKLDFPRGYHIEYWGGMGMPAYGFGGGTAKLNGMVPGRDGKMKEAGGYGASLKDDYRRFYGTSVGMAGRGTAIARESNYCEIDPKVVDKYGIPVLRFNYKWADEEIKQAKHMQETFQSMMHAMGAIITSDIPGADTNYGLEAPGKIIHEVGTIRMGDDPKKSALNKWCQAHECKNLFVVDAAPFVQQGDKNATWTILALSMRTAEYILEQKKKQNI; from the coding sequence ATGAGTGAATTTCAAATCAAGAAATCGTCTGCCGTCTATGATGTCGTTATCGTAGGGTCGGGAGCAGGCGGAGGTATGGCCGGATATGTATTGGCCAATGCCGGGCAAAAAGTGCTGATGCTGGAAGCTGGTGCTTATTTCGACCCACGTATCGACGCACAACAGTTAAAATGGCCATGGGAATCTCCCAGACGTGGCGCATCAACCACCAGACCCTTTGGAGATTTTGATGCCTCTTATGGAGGTTGGGAATTAGACGGGGAGCCTTATACCCAGAAATCAGGAACTGAATTTGCCTGGTTCCGGTCAAGAATGCTTGGTGGAAGAACCAACCACTGGGGAAGAATTTCTTTGAGAATGGGTCCTTTGGATTTCAAATGTAAGGATGGACTAACCGACGACTGGCCTATTACGTATGATGAGCTAAAACCTTTTTATGATAAGGTAGACCGTCTTATTGGAGTTTATGGTACTGTCGAAGGGATCGAAAATGAACCGGATGGGATCTTCCTTCCTCCTCCAAAACCAAGGCTCAACGAACTGTTCATTAAGAAAGCCGGATTAAAGACCGGAGTGAAGGTAATCCCGGGCAGGGGATCTGTTTTGACAGAAGCATTGCCGGGAAATAAAGACCGTGCTCCTTGTTTTTACTGCGGACAATGCGGACGCAGCTGTAAAGTTTACGGAGATTTCTCTTCTTCTTCCTGCCTGGTGATCCCGGCGGTAAAAACAGGAAACCTGACGGTAATTACCAATGCCATGGTGAGAGAAGTCCTGACCGATAAAAATGGTTTGGCTACAGGCGTATCTTATATCAATAAAAAAGACGGAATGGAATACCAGGTGAACGCTAAAACCGTCATCCTTGGTGCCAGTGCCTGTGAATCTGCAAGGATTCTGCTGAACTCGAAATCTGCAGCCCACCCAGGTGGATTGGCCAATGGCAGTGGTATCGTAGGCAAATATTTACACGATTCAACCGGAGCGAGTTTAGGAGGCTTTCTGCCTCAATTAATGGATCGTAAGCGCTATAATGAAGATGGTGTGGGCAGTGTCCATATCTATTCTCCATGGTGGCTGGACAATAAAAAACTGGATTTCCCCCGCGGTTACCATATTGAATACTGGGGTGGAATGGGCATGCCGGCCTATGGATTTGGTGGTGGTACTGCCAAGCTAAACGGAATGGTGCCTGGAAGAGATGGCAAGATGAAAGAAGCAGGTGGTTATGGTGCTTCTTTAAAAGATGATTACAGACGCTTTTATGGTACATCGGTAGGAATGGCCGGCAGGGGAACTGCCATCGCCAGAGAAAGCAATTATTGCGAGATAGATCCTAAAGTGGTGGATAAATACGGAATTCCGGTATTGAGGTTTAACTATAAATGGGCCGACGAGGAAATCAAACAGGCGAAACACATGCAGGAAACTTTCCAATCCATGATGCATGCAATGGGCGCGATCATTACTTCAGATATTCCGGGAGCAGATACCAATTATGGTTTGGAAGCACCGGGTAAAATTATCCATGAGGTAGGGACGATCAGAATGGGAGATGATCCTAAGAAATCAGCCTTGAATAAATGGTGTCAGGCACATGAATGTAAAAATCTGTTCGTTGTGGATGCTGCGCCTTTCGTACAACAAGGAGATAAAAATGCCACATGGACGATTCTTGCCCTCTCTATGAGGACTGCCGAATACATTCTGGAGCAAAAGAAAAAACAAAATATTTAA
- a CDS encoding low affinity iron permease family protein: protein MKKNTENFFEKISTRITNWTGSPVAFGVAFFIVMAWVLSGPIFNYSDTWQLVINTGTTIITFLMVFLIQKSQNKDSKAIQLKLNELIAASRHASNRMVDIEDLTEAELDVLHKYYQKISDISEADEDIHKSHSIDAAEDLQQEKSKRSAITKTRKHGSDTEKSESKTIKPLSKTRKS, encoded by the coding sequence ATGAAAAAGAATACTGAGAATTTTTTTGAAAAGATTTCTACCAGGATTACCAATTGGACCGGAAGCCCTGTCGCCTTTGGAGTTGCTTTTTTTATAGTGATGGCCTGGGTACTTTCCGGACCAATTTTTAATTATTCTGATACCTGGCAACTGGTGATCAATACCGGAACTACGATCATTACGTTTTTGATGGTCTTCCTGATTCAGAAAAGTCAGAATAAAGATTCCAAAGCGATTCAACTTAAGCTAAATGAACTGATTGCTGCAAGCAGACACGCCAGTAACCGGATGGTTGACATTGAGGACCTGACCGAGGCCGAGTTGGATGTTCTTCATAAATATTATCAAAAGATCTCAGACATTTCTGAAGCAGATGAAGACATTCATAAATCTCATTCTATCGATGCTGCGGAAGATCTCCAGCAGGAAAAATCAAAGCGGAGCGCGATCACAAAGACCCGAAAACATGGCTCAGATACAGAAAAATCCGAATCTAAAACTATAAAACCCCTTTCTAAAACGAGAAAGTCGTGA
- a CDS encoding DUF6766 family protein has translation MKNGQKKYSFFYRNGLTIVFLSLFLVTLFAQALTGWKAHNRDLAENHGDLLPLTTYLKSGHFISATFENFESEFLQMSLYVILTIGLRQIGSAESKSLDEKEEVDKEPRVHKNAPWAVRKGGWILKLYSNSLAICFCLLFLISWGLHLYGSWQDHNVAQVLRHQSEDSVLEFLTMPEFWFETFQNWQSEFLSVASIVFFTIYLRQKGSPESKPVDAAHMETGK, from the coding sequence ATGAAGAACGGACAAAAAAAGTATTCTTTTTTCTATCGTAATGGCTTAACTATTGTGTTTTTGTCATTGTTTCTGGTTACCCTCTTTGCACAGGCTTTAACTGGTTGGAAAGCACACAATAGAGATCTGGCCGAAAACCATGGCGACCTTTTACCCCTGACAACTTATCTGAAAAGTGGTCATTTCATCTCCGCCACTTTTGAAAATTTCGAGAGTGAATTCCTTCAAATGTCTTTATACGTAATCTTAACTATTGGTTTGCGGCAAATCGGATCTGCGGAGTCAAAATCGCTGGACGAGAAGGAGGAGGTGGACAAGGAGCCAAGAGTACACAAGAATGCTCCCTGGGCTGTTCGAAAGGGAGGATGGATACTGAAACTGTACAGCAACTCGTTAGCGATTTGCTTTTGTCTGTTGTTTTTGATCAGTTGGGGGCTTCATTTGTATGGAAGCTGGCAGGATCATAACGTCGCGCAGGTATTACGGCATCAGTCGGAGGACAGTGTTTTAGAATTTTTGACAATGCCAGAGTTCTGGTTTGAAACTTTTCAAAACTGGCAAAGTGAGTTTCTTTCTGTGGCGTCTATCGTTTTCTTTACCATATACCTGCGTCAAAAAGGATCTCCAGAATCTAAACCTGTTGATGCTGCACATATGGAAACTGGCAAATAA
- a CDS encoding DUF4142 domain-containing protein has product MKTKHLITSLSLVALAFSACRNTDKVNSGVTDSSIEQTMTDTTAINRGADADDFMKTAALAGIMEVELGKIAQQNASSSRIKKFGEKMVKDHTKIAADLKVLADSKKVSLPTSLPTADNNHVEEMKKMTGAPFDKHYMEMMVKDHVKALDLFKSAAVSGDVKIRNFASKTLRTLERHFKEAGDINAGVSY; this is encoded by the coding sequence ATGAAAACGAAACACTTAATCACCTCTTTATCATTGGTTGCACTTGCTTTTAGTGCTTGCAGGAACACAGACAAGGTCAATTCGGGAGTCACAGATTCCAGCATTGAGCAAACCATGACGGATACCACGGCAATCAACAGGGGGGCCGATGCGGATGACTTTATGAAAACGGCTGCCCTGGCAGGGATCATGGAAGTCGAACTTGGAAAAATTGCACAACAGAATGCCAGCAGTAGCAGGATCAAAAAGTTTGGAGAAAAGATGGTAAAAGACCATACCAAGATTGCTGCAGATTTAAAAGTACTTGCTGATAGTAAAAAAGTGAGTCTGCCAACCTCACTCCCTACTGCCGACAACAACCATGTGGAAGAAATGAAAAAAATGACCGGAGCTCCGTTCGACAAGCATTACATGGAAATGATGGTAAAAGATCACGTAAAAGCATTGGACCTGTTTAAATCTGCTGCCGTATCCGGAGATGTGAAAATAAGAAACTTCGCGTCAAAAACCTTGCGTACACTGGAACGTCATTTTAAAGAGGCAGGCGATATCAATGCCGGGGTTAGTTATTAG
- a CDS encoding L,D-transpeptidase family protein, whose product MWSAFLFFSACTVKRPVVPSEVPGHTMGSVPGEGQTKSLKIVKLKESLISRAFQRALKLRKEDLAMADWLDGYYKDHDYELILQDRYFPGKQLGILVTCLDSVVRHGLNPEIFYTAEIRNLWQKMEDMKPENVRDAYLDKARMEVLLAASLIKYSRAMQYGMVKPDSLYANYFIATAAPDSSMAIKIFAITNLKTYLDSIQPKSPQYLALQKALQMGAGNKVMSKVEADLVIKINLERLRWKNKPIAKKYVSVNIPDFTLDVIDQGKSILQMKVCVGEGRNKDYKNLLSNDPDTGLVKDQPIARETPQLSSIIHSVQVNPIWNIPASIARGEISKYVASDPDYLSDNDMDVYKDGKLISADAIDWEQVDHYSFKQRPGEQNSLGKIKFLFNNNSSVYLHDTPVKSAFKKTNRAISHGCVRVEKPLELALALFGKGKTYDQIKRAMQNAYPRAKNISLPAKIPVYLHYLTAWADAKGNLQLRKDVYGLDRVLYSYMKNHQLIPLEDLSSANN is encoded by the coding sequence TTGTGGTCAGCATTCCTCTTTTTCTCTGCCTGCACCGTAAAAAGACCAGTTGTTCCTTCAGAGGTGCCTGGACATACTATGGGCTCAGTTCCCGGGGAAGGACAGACAAAAAGTTTAAAAATCGTCAAGCTTAAAGAAAGTTTAATCAGTAGGGCATTCCAACGTGCATTGAAACTGAGGAAGGAGGATCTGGCAATGGCAGATTGGCTGGACGGTTATTATAAGGATCATGATTACGAACTTATTCTTCAGGACCGCTACTTTCCCGGAAAGCAATTGGGGATCCTGGTGACCTGTCTGGACAGTGTAGTGCGCCATGGCCTGAATCCCGAAATATTCTATACTGCCGAAATTCGAAATTTATGGCAGAAAATGGAAGATATGAAGCCTGAAAATGTCAGGGACGCTTACCTGGACAAAGCAAGAATGGAAGTGCTTCTGGCAGCTTCTCTAATAAAATATAGCCGGGCAATGCAATATGGCATGGTAAAACCGGATAGCCTCTATGCCAATTATTTCATTGCTACAGCAGCCCCCGACAGCAGTATGGCTATTAAAATATTTGCCATCACTAATCTCAAAACTTACCTGGACAGCATTCAGCCCAAATCGCCGCAATACCTTGCTTTACAGAAAGCCCTGCAAATGGGTGCCGGCAATAAAGTGATGAGTAAAGTAGAAGCTGATCTTGTGATCAAAATAAATCTGGAACGTTTAAGGTGGAAAAATAAGCCGATAGCCAAAAAATATGTGTCGGTTAATATTCCCGATTTTACGCTTGATGTGATCGATCAGGGTAAATCAATCCTACAAATGAAAGTTTGCGTGGGAGAGGGGCGAAATAAAGACTATAAAAACCTGCTCAGCAATGATCCGGATACCGGTTTGGTCAAAGATCAGCCCATTGCGAGGGAAACACCTCAGTTGAGTAGCATCATCCATAGTGTTCAGGTAAATCCTATATGGAATATTCCCGCGAGTATCGCCAGAGGGGAAATCTCTAAATATGTCGCATCAGATCCGGATTATCTGAGTGACAATGATATGGACGTTTATAAAGATGGTAAACTCATTTCTGCGGATGCAATAGATTGGGAGCAGGTAGACCATTATTCTTTTAAACAACGACCTGGCGAGCAGAATTCATTGGGAAAGATCAAATTCCTTTTTAATAACAACAGCAGCGTTTATTTGCATGATACTCCTGTTAAGTCTGCTTTTAAAAAAACAAACAGGGCGATCAGTCATGGCTGCGTTCGAGTAGAAAAGCCATTGGAACTCGCATTGGCACTATTTGGAAAAGGAAAAACCTATGATCAGATAAAAAGGGCGATGCAAAACGCCTATCCAAGAGCAAAAAACATCTCTTTACCGGCAAAAATACCAGTTTACCTCCATTACCTCACTGCCTGGGCTGATGCGAAAGGTAATTTACAGCTGAGGAAAGACGTATATGGGCTCGATCGGGTCTTATATAGTTATATGAAAAATCATCAGCTGATTCCCCTGGAAGATCTCAGTTCAGCTAATAACTAA
- a CDS encoding universal stress protein, protein MKTILVATDFSETASHAAYYAVSMAMQIGFPRIMLYHSYDIPYASSDIPLPEPDNIQQLHEKSVAFLEYLKNDLTTVAGQQITIDIHTNESPLLLAIETFVQEEDIQLVVMGTTGKRKIEKILLGSNCQSLAKECTVPLLLVPYEAPVQRIKRIVLATDLKEVAEISPVMTIKNLIHALQAKLFILNVDYNESEHYSPDIIAQQKALHKLWDDENPEYHFTNNKDCAAGIAAFAEEKDIQLVIAIPRKHSFFQSLFHRSLTEKLAYHSHIPLLFVKKTQFLD, encoded by the coding sequence ATGAAAACCATATTAGTGGCGACGGATTTTTCAGAAACTGCAAGTCATGCCGCCTATTACGCAGTTTCAATGGCGATGCAAATTGGATTTCCAAGAATTATGCTTTACCACTCCTACGACATTCCCTATGCCAGCTCCGATATTCCACTTCCCGAACCCGACAACATCCAGCAACTGCATGAGAAAAGTGTGGCCTTTCTGGAATACCTGAAAAATGACCTGACGACCGTTGCCGGCCAGCAAATTACCATAGACATCCATACCAATGAAAGCCCTCTGCTGCTCGCCATTGAGACTTTTGTACAAGAAGAAGACATTCAACTGGTAGTCATGGGGACTACCGGTAAACGCAAAATCGAAAAAATACTGCTTGGCAGTAATTGTCAGTCTCTGGCAAAAGAATGTACAGTACCTTTATTGTTAGTTCCTTATGAGGCTCCTGTACAGCGCATCAAACGTATTGTTCTGGCCACAGACTTAAAAGAAGTCGCGGAAATCAGTCCGGTAATGACCATTAAAAATTTGATTCATGCTTTGCAGGCTAAACTATTCATCCTCAATGTAGACTACAATGAAAGTGAGCACTATAGCCCGGATATCATTGCGCAGCAAAAGGCCTTACATAAATTATGGGACGACGAAAACCCTGAATATCACTTTACCAATAACAAAGATTGCGCGGCAGGTATTGCAGCTTTTGCCGAAGAAAAAGACATTCAGCTCGTCATCGCCATTCCAAGAAAACATAGTTTCTTTCAGAGCCTATTTCATAGAAGTTTGACTGAAAAGCTTGCCTATCACAGTCATATCCCCTTACTCTTCGTCAAAAAAACGCAGTTCCTGGATTAG
- the cfa gene encoding cyclopropane fatty acyl phospholipid synthase produces MNRYQSTIETLISPAGIHLNGTDDFDIHVYDDRFYHHVLRYGSLGLGESYMNAWWDCKALDTFLYRLLTVNLEKRIKYHLLWQSFKAKIFNLQSITRAVEVAKRHYNIGNELFENMLDKYMIYSCAYWSKATTLEQAQEHKLDLICRKLKLSPGMEILDIGCGWGGFAQFAAERYQVKVTGVTISSEQAMLAKERCKGLPVRILLEDYRLLKGSYDRIVSIGMFEHVGYKNYDAFMKVVKQCLRKEGLFLLHCIGNNESGVHTDPWIDRYIFPNGMMPSPTQISKAAEPYFALQDWHNFGLDYDLTLMEWLKRFKASWNKIKHHYDEQFYRMWEYYLCISAASFRAHKNHLWQIIYTHPDYPERYSGIR; encoded by the coding sequence ATGAACAGGTACCAATCTACTATTGAAACGTTAATATCGCCCGCAGGAATACACCTGAACGGTACAGATGATTTTGATATCCATGTTTACGATGATCGTTTTTACCATCATGTGCTGCGTTATGGGTCTTTAGGCCTTGGAGAATCGTACATGAATGCATGGTGGGACTGTAAAGCGCTGGACACCTTTTTGTATCGGTTATTGACCGTTAACCTGGAGAAACGCATCAAATATCATTTGCTGTGGCAAAGCTTCAAAGCAAAGATTTTCAACCTGCAATCGATTACCAGAGCGGTAGAGGTGGCAAAGAGGCATTATAACATTGGAAATGAGTTGTTCGAAAACATGCTGGACAAATATATGATCTATTCCTGCGCTTATTGGAGCAAAGCAACGACACTGGAGCAAGCTCAGGAACATAAGCTTGACCTGATCTGCAGGAAGTTAAAGCTATCTCCAGGAATGGAAATTCTGGATATTGGATGTGGATGGGGAGGATTTGCGCAGTTTGCTGCCGAAAGATACCAGGTGAAGGTGACCGGCGTCACGATTTCTTCTGAGCAGGCCATGTTAGCTAAAGAACGTTGTAAAGGCCTTCCCGTTCGTATTTTACTGGAAGACTACCGACTGCTGAAAGGAAGTTACGACCGTATTGTGTCCATTGGGATGTTCGAACATGTAGGCTATAAAAATTATGATGCTTTTATGAAGGTGGTAAAACAATGCCTGAGAAAGGAAGGCTTGTTTTTACTTCATTGTATTGGCAATAATGAGAGTGGTGTCCATACGGACCCCTGGATTGACCGGTATATTTTTCCAAATGGAATGATGCCTTCCCCTACACAAATCAGTAAAGCCGCAGAACCTTATTTCGCTTTGCAGGACTGGCATAATTTCGGCCTGGACTATGACCTGACCCTGATGGAATGGTTGAAAAGATTTAAGGCTTCCTGGAATAAGATCAAACACCATTATGATGAGCAATTTTATCGGATGTGGGAATACTACTTATGCATCAGTGCAGCTTCTTTCAGGGCACATAAAAACCATCTTTGGCAAATCATTTATACCCATCCGGATTACCCGGAACGCTATTCAGGGATCCGCTAG
- a CDS encoding DUF892 family protein has translation MIDEPKIMGLQDFFIDGLEEIYDAERKFTKCSAALGIAAVNEELKSLLTSHAVITEKHLGHLDAILTRLAHQAGAGNCALIGCLSDKASEMMRRTETGTALRDVAVLNLVQVIQHYKIATYGNLVTLAIETKHQKITTLLEECLNDEIQTKADLTEIGRRFIYPAAKAEDLK, from the coding sequence ATGATAGATGAACCTAAAATAATGGGACTGCAGGATTTCTTCATCGATGGCTTAGAAGAGATATATGACGCAGAAAGAAAATTTACAAAGTGTTCCGCAGCACTTGGTATAGCCGCAGTGAACGAGGAGCTTAAAAGTCTCCTTACTTCACATGCTGTAATTACAGAAAAACACCTTGGGCACCTGGATGCCATTTTAACCAGATTGGCGCATCAGGCAGGAGCTGGAAATTGTGCATTGATTGGCTGTTTAAGTGATAAAGCATCAGAAATGATGCGGCGTACAGAGACAGGTACCGCCTTGAGGGATGTCGCCGTTTTAAACCTCGTTCAGGTCATTCAACACTATAAGATTGCTACTTATGGTAATCTCGTCACTTTAGCCATAGAAACGAAGCATCAGAAAATAACGACTTTGCTGGAAGAATGTCTAAATGATGAAATACAGACAAAGGCCGATTTAACTGAGATCGGAAGACGCTTTATTTATCCAGCTGCTAAAGCCGAAGATTTAAAATAA
- a CDS encoding DUF6496 domain-containing protein, whose translation MAKYSKKAGEKVEKAMHEMKEGKLKSGSGKKVTSKEQAVAIGLSEARKDGAKVPKKKS comes from the coding sequence ATGGCAAAGTATTCAAAAAAAGCCGGAGAAAAAGTTGAAAAAGCCATGCATGAAATGAAAGAAGGCAAACTTAAATCCGGTAGCGGAAAAAAGGTAACCTCTAAAGAACAAGCGGTAGCCATTGGCCTTTCTGAAGCCAGAAAAGATGGAGCAAAAGTCCCGAAAAAAAAATCCTGA